From Sporosarcina sp. Marseille-Q4943, the proteins below share one genomic window:
- a CDS encoding ABC transporter permease, which yields MLSYVGRRLLQLIPVLLGMVFIVFMMIRAIPGNPAQVILGQQATAEAVAAMNAKLGLDQPWYIQFFKYLGGILQGDLGESMRTRLPVADEIWPHLAATMELAFFAILIAIIVGVNAGIVSAWFQNSWFDYIAMILALVGVSMPIFWLGLLGQWAFAIEFSWLPTTGREQVRDPVNAITHLYIIDTIIQGRFDQLWQVLRHLILPGLALATIPMAIIARMTRSSMLEVMRSDYIRTARAKGQKMFWVVYKHAFKNAVIPVLTIIGLQMGMLLGGAILTETIFAWPGIGRYIYDAINFRDYPVIQSGILVVAFIFVMINLIVDLLYGLIDSRIKYD from the coding sequence ATGCTCAGCTACGTCGGCAGAAGGTTGTTGCAGTTAATACCTGTACTTCTCGGTATGGTTTTCATTGTCTTCATGATGATTCGGGCGATTCCCGGCAACCCGGCTCAAGTCATTTTAGGGCAGCAGGCGACGGCAGAAGCAGTCGCCGCGATGAACGCGAAGTTGGGGTTGGACCAACCGTGGTATATTCAATTCTTCAAGTATTTAGGCGGGATTTTACAAGGGGATCTCGGAGAGTCGATGCGCACCCGGCTTCCGGTCGCCGATGAAATATGGCCGCATTTGGCCGCAACGATGGAGCTCGCTTTTTTTGCAATATTGATCGCTATTATCGTAGGGGTCAACGCGGGTATTGTATCGGCATGGTTCCAAAATTCATGGTTTGACTACATAGCGATGATTTTGGCGCTCGTTGGCGTTTCGATGCCGATTTTTTGGCTGGGGCTTTTAGGGCAATGGGCATTTGCCATTGAATTCAGCTGGCTGCCTACAACCGGGAGAGAGCAGGTAAGGGATCCGGTCAATGCCATTACTCATCTGTATATTATCGACACGATCATCCAAGGTCGGTTTGATCAACTTTGGCAAGTGCTACGCCACCTCATATTGCCAGGTCTCGCATTGGCGACGATACCGATGGCGATCATTGCAAGGATGACGCGCTCAAGCATGCTTGAAGTAATGCGCTCCGATTACATTAGGACTGCTCGGGCGAAGGGGCAGAAAATGTTTTGGGTCGTTTACAAGCATGCGTTCAAAAATGCCGTCATTCCAGTGTTGACGATCATCGGTCTACAAATGGGGATGCTGCTCGGCGGCGCCATATTAACCGAAACGATCTTTGCTTGGCCGGGCATCGGGCGGTATATATACGATGCGATCAACTTCCGGGATTACCCCGTCATCCAATCAGGGATTCTCGTTGTCGCCTTCATCTTCGTCATGATCAACCTGATCGTCGACTTGCTCTATGGTCTGATTGATTCGAGGATTAAATATGACTGA
- a CDS encoding ABC transporter substrate-binding protein: protein MNKKRMWSAALMLLLVLSTVLAACGGNGSSSSNGNSNSDSSSGSGNTQDILVFGRGGDSTSLDPSRVTEGETFKVTVNLYETLLNFGEQDTSVQPGLAKEWNTDDGLTYTFKLQEGVKFHDGTDFNADAVVKNFERWANGDAEKFPYYNSMFGGFKGDEGHVIESVTADGDHTVIIKLKRPQAPFLKNIAMSMFAIASPTAFEKGDDQFERNPVGTGPFKFVDWKPNESITIEKFDDYWQEGLPKLNKVIFRSIPDNSARLNALIAGEIDLADGINPADGEKIEGNADLQLIERPSMNVGYLGLTVTRPPFDKKEVRQAMNYAINKETIIESFFEGRANIAKNPMPPSISGYNDDIEPYEYNPEKAKELLAKAGYPDGFEMELWAMPVPRPYMPDGAKVAEVIQSNLADIGVKAKIVSYEWPTYLDKASKGEADAFMLGWTGDNGDADNFLYVLLDEDNIGSNNYTYFKNDAMHDLFIEAQTEVDEDKRIQLYRKAQEIIHEEAPWVPIAHSTPLLAAAKDLTGFVPHPTGSDLLSNVEFK, encoded by the coding sequence ATGAATAAAAAGAGAATGTGGTCAGCTGCGTTAATGCTGTTGCTGGTCCTGTCAACTGTGCTCGCTGCATGTGGCGGTAATGGGAGCAGTAGCAGTAACGGTAATAGTAACAGTGACAGTAGCAGTGGAAGCGGCAACACGCAGGATATATTAGTGTTCGGTCGCGGCGGCGACTCCACTTCGCTTGATCCGTCAAGGGTGACGGAAGGCGAAACATTCAAAGTGACAGTCAATCTATATGAAACGCTGTTGAATTTCGGCGAGCAAGATACGTCAGTACAACCAGGCCTTGCAAAAGAGTGGAATACGGATGATGGCTTGACGTACACATTCAAATTGCAGGAAGGCGTAAAATTCCACGACGGAACGGATTTCAATGCCGATGCCGTTGTTAAGAACTTCGAACGCTGGGCGAACGGCGACGCGGAAAAGTTTCCATATTACAACTCCATGTTCGGCGGTTTCAAGGGGGATGAAGGCCATGTCATCGAATCTGTCACAGCTGACGGGGATCACACGGTCATCATCAAGTTGAAACGTCCACAGGCTCCGTTCTTGAAAAATATTGCGATGAGCATGTTCGCCATTGCAAGCCCGACTGCATTTGAAAAAGGCGACGATCAGTTCGAAAGGAACCCTGTCGGTACAGGTCCATTCAAATTTGTTGATTGGAAACCGAATGAATCGATTACGATCGAAAAATTTGATGACTATTGGCAAGAAGGATTGCCGAAATTAAATAAAGTCATATTCCGTTCCATCCCGGACAACTCCGCACGTCTGAATGCATTAATTGCTGGGGAAATCGATCTTGCGGACGGCATTAATCCTGCTGATGGTGAAAAGATTGAAGGGAATGCAGATTTGCAATTGATTGAACGTCCATCCATGAACGTCGGCTATCTCGGTTTGACGGTGACGCGCCCTCCTTTTGATAAGAAAGAAGTGCGTCAGGCGATGAACTACGCAATCAATAAGGAAACAATCATTGAATCCTTCTTCGAAGGAAGAGCAAACATCGCTAAAAACCCAATGCCACCTTCCATTTCAGGTTACAACGATGATATTGAACCTTATGAGTACAATCCGGAAAAGGCGAAGGAACTTCTGGCGAAAGCGGGATATCCGGACGGCTTTGAAATGGAACTATGGGCAATGCCTGTTCCGCGTCCATACATGCCTGACGGCGCAAAAGTTGCCGAAGTGATCCAAAGCAATTTGGCGGATATCGGCGTTAAGGCGAAAATCGTTTCGTATGAGTGGCCTACTTATCTCGATAAGGCGAGCAAAGGGGAAGCGGATGCTTTCATGCTAGGCTGGACTGGGGATAACGGGGATGCCGACAACTTCCTCTACGTTCTGTTAGATGAAGATAATATCGGCAGCAATAACTATACGTATTTCAAAAATGATGCAATGCACGATCTTTTCATCGAAGCACAAACGGAAGTGGATGAAGATAAACGTATCCAGCTGTATAGGAAAGCTCAGGAAATTATTCATGAAGAGGCGCCTTGGGTACCAATCGCACACTCTACGCCACTTCTTGCAGCAGCTAAGGATTTAACTGGGTTCGTTCCGCACCCGACTGGTTCTGATCTGTTATCGAACGTAGAATTCAAATGA
- a CDS encoding ABC transporter ATP-binding protein, with the protein MATTPLLRVENLKKHFPVKKGMFGKTVGHVKAVDDVSFFVNEGETLGIVGESGCGKSTTGRMLMRLLEPTAGKIEFDGKDLTSLTHEEMRKTRRDIQMVFQDPYASLNPRHTIGKILEEPLLVHGVSDPKERKKKVHEFLEIVGLNAYHAKRYPHQFSGGQRQRIGIARALMTNPKLIIADEPVSALDVSIQAQVLNLMQDLQKEFNLTYIFIAHDLGVVRHISDRVAVMYLGKMVEVADSEQLYEKPLHPYTQALLSAVPVPDPDFQKEQIIIEGDIPNPADPPTGCTFHTRCPFKMDICTKVTPHLSEQTTGHSVACHLYVSQVDNDIKQLEGSL; encoded by the coding sequence ATGGCCACAACGCCTTTATTAAGAGTTGAAAATTTGAAGAAGCACTTTCCGGTGAAAAAAGGGATGTTCGGCAAGACAGTCGGACATGTGAAAGCCGTCGATGACGTGTCGTTTTTCGTAAATGAAGGGGAAACGCTAGGAATCGTCGGTGAAAGCGGTTGCGGAAAATCGACGACAGGACGCATGCTTATGCGCTTGCTCGAACCTACTGCCGGAAAGATCGAGTTTGACGGGAAAGATCTTACTTCATTAACCCATGAAGAGATGAGAAAAACGCGCCGTGATATCCAAATGGTTTTCCAGGACCCTTACGCCTCTTTGAATCCACGCCACACGATAGGCAAGATTTTGGAGGAGCCTCTCCTTGTCCATGGCGTTTCGGACCCGAAGGAAAGGAAGAAGAAGGTACATGAATTTTTGGAAATTGTCGGATTGAATGCCTACCATGCGAAGCGCTATCCTCATCAATTCAGCGGAGGGCAAAGGCAGAGGATCGGCATTGCGCGCGCATTAATGACGAATCCGAAGCTCATCATTGCAGATGAGCCCGTTTCGGCGTTGGACGTATCCATCCAGGCGCAAGTATTGAATCTTATGCAAGATCTCCAAAAGGAGTTCAATCTCACCTATATTTTCATCGCACATGATCTCGGAGTCGTCCGGCATATTAGCGATCGTGTCGCTGTCATGTATTTAGGGAAGATGGTGGAGGTTGCGGATAGTGAACAGCTTTACGAAAAACCGCTGCATCCTTATACGCAAGCGTTATTATCCGCTGTGCCCGTCCCGGACCCGGATTTTCAGAAGGAGCAGATCATCATAGAGGGAGACATCCCGAATCCGGCTGACCCGCCAACCGGGTGCACATTCCATACACGTTGCCCATTCAAAATGGACATTTGCACTAAAGTTACACCGCATCTATCGGAACAAACTACCGGTCATTCTGTCGCCTGCCATCTTTATGTGAGCCAGGTCGACAATGATATAAAACAATTGGAGGGGTCTCTATGA
- a CDS encoding ABC transporter ATP-binding protein: protein MNERKKILEVKDLQTTFFTDSGNVPAVDHIDFHLRDGEILGIVGESGCGKSVTSLSVMGLVPSPPGKITGGEIVYNGRNLIGLSEKEMRQIRGNDIAMIFQEPMTSLNPLFTIGNQMVEAILIHEKGWSKKKAEQRAIEMLKLVGLPRADALLKDYPHQLSGGMRQRVMIAMALVCNPKILIADEPTTALDVTIQAQILKLMKDLNVRLGTAILLITHDLGVVAESCERVIVMYAGQIIEEAPTKLIFEDPQHPYTKGLIQSVPDMRFKKDRLHSIPGNVPKPGSITSGCRFAARCEFAFDRCFQENPELYETADVHQTRCFLYDEGRVKSDGHNAFIKS, encoded by the coding sequence ATGAATGAAAGGAAAAAAATCCTCGAGGTAAAAGACTTGCAGACTACCTTTTTCACAGACTCCGGAAATGTACCGGCGGTTGATCACATCGATTTTCATCTCCGGGATGGCGAAATTTTAGGGATCGTTGGGGAATCAGGATGCGGAAAAAGTGTTACCTCCTTATCTGTAATGGGACTTGTGCCAAGTCCGCCAGGGAAAATTACCGGCGGGGAAATTGTGTACAACGGACGCAATCTGATTGGCCTGTCTGAAAAAGAGATGAGGCAAATTCGCGGGAATGACATAGCGATGATTTTTCAGGAGCCGATGACTTCGTTGAACCCGTTGTTTACAATCGGCAATCAGATGGTCGAAGCAATCTTGATTCACGAAAAGGGATGGTCGAAAAAGAAGGCTGAGCAAAGGGCGATTGAGATGTTGAAGCTTGTTGGCTTGCCACGTGCGGATGCCTTGCTGAAGGACTACCCGCACCAGTTGTCGGGCGGTATGCGGCAAAGGGTGATGATTGCGATGGCGCTTGTCTGCAATCCTAAAATATTAATAGCGGATGAGCCGACAACTGCGCTCGATGTGACGATCCAAGCGCAAATATTGAAGTTGATGAAAGATTTGAATGTCCGATTAGGGACTGCCATATTATTGATTACCCATGATCTTGGAGTTGTCGCCGAAAGTTGTGAGCGGGTCATCGTCATGTATGCAGGGCAAATCATCGAGGAAGCCCCGACGAAACTCATTTTTGAAGATCCCCAGCATCCGTATACGAAAGGGCTGATCCAGTCTGTGCCGGATATGCGGTTTAAAAAGGATCGACTTCATTCCATTCCGGGGAATGTTCCGAAGCCCGGCTCCATAACCAGCGGTTGCAGATTCGCGGCTCGATGCGAATTTGCTTTCGACCGATGCTTTCAGGAAAACCCAGAGCTTTATGAAACAGCGGATGTCCATCAGACCCGTTGTTTCCTATATGACGAAGGGAGGGTGAAGTCGGATGGCCACAACGCCTTTATTAAGAGTTGA